Proteins encoded in a region of the Magallana gigas chromosome 8, xbMagGiga1.1, whole genome shotgun sequence genome:
- the LOC105343661 gene encoding uncharacterized protein produces the protein MVMNMTSVPIFLTLFAMSQAANPTENCKDILQDFLAGRISSAVGTRQSINMNRAFQNFTHAMRVSMAEFKEKTEADIRMIKENKHGNGGVVFTRWGKKTCPSNAELVHSGYVGGSLYNNRGAAVEPLCLPREPEWGVYRDGTDGQKAYIYGAEYQTNTISGYMRNFHDHDVPCAVCLIPKKSIVKMFPAKKTCYEGWTLEYKGYLMAGYFNHPAATSYTCVDEHPDTIHGGRRNEDGYLFYQVEAICGSLKCPPYVRGRELVCAVCSKD, from the exons ATGACGAGTGTTCCTATTTTTCTAACCCTGTTCGCCATGTCTCAAGCTGCAAATCCTACAGAGAACTGTAAGGACATACTGCAAGATTTTCTGGCAGGCCGGATTTCGTCTGCCGTTGGAACGCGTCAATCAATAAATATGAATCGTGCATTCCAGAACTTTACTCATGCCATGAGGGTTTCTATGGcagaatttaaagaaaagacAGAAGCTGATATAAGAATGATTAAAG aaaataaacatggaAACGGTGGCGTTGTTTTCACAAGATGGGGAAAAAAGACTTGTCCTTCTAACGCTGAACTAGTTCACTCGG GTTATGTTGGAGGATCACTTTACAACAATCGGGGAGCAGCTGTGGAACCCCTGTGCTTACCCCGGGAACCTGAGTGGGGGGTCTATAGAGATGGGACTGATGGCCAGAAAGCCTACATATATGGCGCGGAATATCAAACAAACACAATATCTGGATACATGCGCAATTTTCATGATCATGATGTTCCATGTGCTGTTTGCCTGATACCAAAGAAATCAATTGTAAAGATGTTTCCCG CAAAAAAGACCTGTTACGAGGGATGGACGTTGGAATACAAAGGTTACCTGATGGCGGGGTATTTTAATCACCCAGCCGCCACATCATATACCTGTGTTGACGAACATCCGGACACCATACATGGGGGTCGGAGAAATGAAGATGGCTACCTCTTCTACCAAGTGGAGGCTATATGTGGATCTTTGAAGTGTCCACCATACGTTAGGGGAAGGGAACTCGTCTGTGCCGTCTGTTCTAAAGATTAA